The genomic region taaaatctgtttttcattaattatgttTCCTTTAACAGAAGACACAGATCCCACAAAAACTATTTCTACGACGAACTGTCAGACTTAATATCTtcgtgcatttttttcttgtagcAGAGCATGAGCTTTTAGTTTCACATAAATTTTACACGCTGGAGAGAGAAGTGTGATTCGGAAACTGATGGAACTGAAATTACTCGGGTTAAAACTGCGCCAAAAGTCCAGCTGGAGAAACGCCAATTTGTTTACTTTAGGGTGCAGCATCGTTGAGACAAAAAGACAATTTCCCAAAATTCAGAATGCATTTTGTTGAAGAGATCCTGATGTATCTACTTGGCCATTTAAACGATTTCTCTGCTCAATACCTCTACTGACAAAACAGTACATTCATATTTCAGGATCACATGTGCCTTACAGCATCCCCTATCGGTGACTCAGTGCTTATAAATACCGTAGCAGGTGCCCATGTACAGTACTTTATTTATGCATATTGTTGTGTTTCTCATATCCTGAGAATCGCTTATGACTTTACATAGTACGTAGCTATAGAGCTCACCCACGCATGCATATTTTCTTGTTGTGTAGAAGTTCCTGCCGCTCGCATTGCTCCTCTGTGTTTCGCTGCCACACTGCTGGGCTGCCTGCCACTTTTTCGACAGTTTCAAAGGTAACGTATCCTGAGAGACTGTCACGGACCACAGACACAATCTCATGCACACCTGTGCAAAACCGTTGCCTGTAATGCTCagataaattattcattatagATAATTCATAATGAATGGTTGTGGTTATTGTACTTTTCATTCTATGTCTAATACATTGACATGatgaaagagatgttttaaaTAATCCAAGTAATGGTACTCCTTTAGAAAGGACTAGAGGAGGCTTTACGTCAGATTCTGGAACTCACGACCTTGAAGGAAAATACGTTGCCGAACATGATTAAACCGCTGTGAGCGTGCATGTtgtgtataatgtataaaatgCCTGTCTTTTTAGTATTAAATCACTGCCAAGACTTTGTTGATAAGTCCTGGCACCCTATTGACTCAAACTGGAGGAACTCGGTATGTCAGGACTGCACCTGTTCCTCGTGCTGCGATGCGTAAGTACAGGGTCTCATgtgcacaaacatacacagtgacacacgGACACGCAAACACTGTAGCTCACACACATCATGCATGTACAGGACTTACAAGAACTggacaaaaaattaatgtaaagtgGACTAAAGGAACTTTGGGACACCACACTGGACCATCATTGTTTCCTGTACAGCAGCACACACTCTTCTGGTGTCTGGGGGTTTGCTTGGGAGATTCAGCACTTTTATGAGAAATACAGGGAT from Scleropages formosus chromosome 12, fSclFor1.1, whole genome shotgun sequence harbors:
- the msmbl gene encoding beta-microseminoprotein-like isoform X2 → MCRALISLLFFSAVKTSPFQSSNFTLTMKFLPLALLLCVSLPHCWAACHFFDSFKVLNHCQDFVDKSWHPIDSNWRNSVCQDCTCSSCCDAW